Below is a genomic region from Erigeron canadensis isolate Cc75 chromosome 7, C_canadensis_v1, whole genome shotgun sequence.
TTAAAAAAACGTAGCCCGTATCCTCACCATtgttttttggtatctcgaccacaactactatttgcagcgatagccGTTGCAAATAGTGTGGGCCCCCTGTGTATAATGGCAAATCTGACAAAGTAATAGCGGGCCCCTtgtcagtaatcgctgcaaatagttggatatggacaaaacaccactatttgcagcgataatcgctgcaaatagtgtggTTGAATTACCAAAAGTCTGGTCGGGATATCAGGCGccttaaaaaaatatacgtTTATTTAATAACGCAGTCAGTATTGGGAAAAagagtttttatttaatgaattaaaaaaggaaaggaaatgCAATATCACATGATTCACTGATTCttgattttttctttatttttaggaTAATACTCGTACAAAATAAGGGGACTAGGAGGGGTAACAAGGATTTTATGAACCCTCCCAAAATCATCTAATAATATTTATCCACctcattttacctttttaatccACCCACTCAACCCTCCCAACTTATTTTAGTGGCATTTCATGAAATTTTCAACCctcccaacttttttttttcttttttaaataaataaaaaaacataacattttattattaaaacataatatactataaataaaaacacaatactacattcataaacaactaaaaaaacaacacctcaacattatttttaatactaaaaCACATAACATactaaaaaatactaaattaaatCTTCAATCGGTGTTGGTTGAAAAGCCGGGTCATTGAGGTATGCCAAATCTAGACCCGCTAGATGCTCTGTAAGATCATAACAGAGACGATGATGGAAGCTTTCATCATGTAACTCTGGTAAAACGCTAGGATCATATACTATCGGTGTCGGTTGGTCCATTATATGAACCGGTGATATTGCCCTCCCGTCATCCTTtatgatcatgttgtgcaatatACAACACGCTTCGACGACTTTGCCGATCTTGTCTAAATCGAAATAACGAATGAGGCGCTCCAATATCTTCCATTTTTCCTTAAGAACACCAAAAACCCTTTCAATGTCTTTTCTTGCCGCTTCTTGTACTTTTTtgaacttcttttcttttggatCGACAGGGTGTGGATACGCTTTAACAAATGTAGACCACCTAGGATAAATACCACCAGTTAGCAAATAGCCACGTTTGTACAACCGACCGCGAAGAATGAATGATGAGTTTGGATTCGTCCCATTTCGAACCGAATCATACAACGGTGACTTATTCAACACATTTATATCGTTGTTTGACCTGGGAGGACCAAAAAAAGGATGCCAAATTCATAAATCTTGTGACGCGACAGCCCCAACCATGATCGTAGGGACTTTATGATCCCCACGCGTGTATTGCCCTTTCAAACGCCTAGGACAACTCCTCCATTCAACATGCGTACAATCAAGACTACCGAGCATTCTGGGAAGGTGATGGTGCGCTTCATGCGCCTGTTGGATCAAAGCTACGTCATGGGACGTCGGCCCACGTAAGAACTCGCGCCCATATATATTAATGACTGCATCACAAAAGTTGATAAGTTATTCGCGCAACGTGCGATCGGCCATGCATAAATACTCATCGAAGCTATCGGATGGTTCACCGGTCGAGAGTTGCTTGATTGCCGACGTGCATTTTTGTATCAGCGAGAAACCTTGTCTATTCATTGCAtctgtttgttgttgaaaatACGGGTATTGAGCTTCAATGTCACCaacaatctttaaaaacaacCTTTTTACTCATGCGATAACGATGACGAAAGAAGCGTTCGCTGAACTTTGGCGGTTCCGCGAAGTAATCGCGCATTAGCTTTTCATAAGCTTTTTCCCGGTGTCATTCAATGTAAGTGCGCGTGTCACTAGAGCAACCCGAGTCTTCTAACTCTTCCACCGCCGCTAAAGcgtcttgaaaaaaaaatgaactacCCGTTGATAAGTCGGGTAGCATAGGCGGAAGGATGATTTCGTTGGATTAAGATGAAGTAGACATTTTTATTAAAGTGTATGTGTTTTTGTTGAATATATTGTTGTTGTGTTTGAAATGGAAGAAGAATTGGTTAAATAAAGGTAAAAGGgggataaattttttttttttaattaaaggcTGAAAAcggctatttttttttaccagaCCCACCCCAATGTTCCAATTTTGCACGCTCCTccacattttcaattttatgggAGCCGGCTTGTGAAACCTCCTCCCAGCCCTCCAGCCTAGCCCGCTAGCACAAGGAATGGTGTACCCGGCGGTTTGGGCCCAACCTGCTCCAGCCCGTTCTCCCACTCCTTACCCCCTAAccaattttctctctcttaaaaCAACTATTCCCTTTTCCCAACACTGTTCATCTTCTACATCTAGTCGCCGGAGATGGGTTGAAGGTCGGTGTCTTAAACACCGGCTTTAGTAAAAGTTGAAACAAGACCGGTCTCTGTAACGCCGCTCTTCTGTAGAACGCATCCAACTAACCAAAAGTGGTGACACGTAAGGGAGGACCGATGTTGAAGACACCGACTTTCTCAAGAAAAAGCAAGACCAGTGTCTTCAACGCCGTTTTTCTTAGTTTTACAagtttttgaaacaaatttcGTATTTACACCACAGGTCTCGAAAAAGGTAGTATCCGTACAAAAATTCGAAATGAAGATACAATTCAATGTcattgtaattttaaaaatccattttttcattttactgAATACCTAAGAAATGTGTTATAGGAGCTAAGAAAGTAGACAGCAATAAAAGAGGCAAGCATAGGATGAGTAGTATAGGGGGATATTTGATGAGATCAACAATGTTTGTATCGATGTCCAGGATATTGAGAAATTCGGTAGGTGTTTTGGAGTTGATTGTATACTAGAGAAATCAAAGGGTAAAAAGTATAGTAAACAATCAAAGGTGATTGCTTCACTTAGTTAAAGTACCATTTTTTAAACTTGAATGTTCAGTAATCTCTAACATGTGCTATGTTTATTGGAATGCAGAAAATTTTACAGGGTTTTGTATTACTAAATCAATGCATCTTTATGGGATATCTGCAAGTAAGTTTCGAGGTGTTGTTTGTGTTTAAAGCCACAGTACTTCAAGAAAACTTTTAATCGTATATAATGCCATTGGTTTGTATTGCTGGAAACTTTAATCATGTGAAATTTCTTCATACGGATAAAGATTctatttaatgtttattaagACCGTTTTTACAGAAATCTTTgcatttgaaattttgaattaGCCGCAAAGAGTTACGGAGTTACCTAATATTGCATGAATTGTCTCATTTTAAAAAGTTGGACAAGCATTACAATTGCTCATCTTGGGCTCCAGCTTGTTGATAAAATTATCATTtgctttaaaacaaaaaatagtaAACATATAGTTACCCAATAGCTAAAATGTAtactaaaatgaaaaacaagaacTGATTGTTGTAAACAGAAAGATTTATTAAAATGAAAGGAGTTAAAGAAGGAACCATGAACATACTAGCTTGTTCAAGCTCAGATTCAATACAGGAAATAATGCAGTATGTACAAATCAGTCTGATTGGCAGCTCGGCACACCATCAGATAATAATCAAGTTGTCTCgaaataaattactaaatttcAGTAAGCCAGTAATACAAAGCAGGTAATCAATTCTTCAGTGAGCCTATAACTGCATCACTGCCTGCATTCTGATATCTCGGTTGCCACTCTAATGACTTCTCAAGCAATGGTCCTCTTTACGTTAGTTGGTGAAGCAAGAATACGCTTTAGCGCATTAATCTCTAATGAGCTGTGCTTGCTCTGTTACACAAAATGGAAAACCCTCAATTATATATTGATACACTAAGTTATCAAATATAACTACATTCTATTATGAGGCAAGTTTCAACTGTTTACTTATAATTGGGTTGACATGGGTTATGTCTTAATTCTAACAACTTAGACCgatataatgaaaaaaatgtatttgacaagttatatatatatatatatattatatattatatggttATGACAAGTTAATTAACTTTTAGAAAGACCCATAAAGAAACGATGACCCGTTTCATCATGAACCCATTTTGAGAAATTATCCATCTTGACCCGACCATTTTGCCAAGTTTTTATCCTAAAGTCTTCAAACAGTAAACGGTCAAAGTAGAGGGTTTACCTGGGAGCAAGTGCGTCTACGGGTGTTGCAAATGGGATAATCATGGGGGCAGCAACTGTAGTGATCATCACAGCAGGAGGCGCCTTCCAATGGGCAGCATCCCCATGCGAAGCACGAGTTATGGTAGCTATAGATACAACAGCAGGTGGTACTTTGAGGGCAAGTGGAGTATGCATCACAAACATTTTCTGGCGAGGCTGGAGTTGGCGGTGATGGACCAGGGTTAGGTGGGTTCAGACCATTCTTGAGCGGGTAAGATGCTTCCATTGCAATACCACATTTaccttttttatcttttatatttcgTTCCATTCTTATGTATCCTTCTTCCCCCCATTCTGCACCCCACGAGTTTCTGACGATCCAGTAATCCTTACCATTTTCGGTCCCATACCCAACCACAACTACACCATGGTCCAAATCAGTTCCACATGAACCGCTGAAGATACCCTGAGCAGAATCACAAGATTGGAGGGTTATTCAAGATATCAACGATATTTAGGCCCGACAGATTCAAATAATTTAATAACTTTAACAGGATCAAATTTCTGCATTCTACTATTGTTAAACAAAACTTGTGTTCAGTCATACTTCCGACCCAAATCAGCTAAActatattgtaattgtaacttAAAACAATTATCGAATATATTTTGTCTTCTTGATCTTTTCTAATGCATATCTAGCgtgatcatttttatttttttgttgctaAAAAGTTCTTCTGAAATTTAAACGTTATGACAATAGACAAGATTAAGAAATTTACCGAAGCATAGAGCTGAAAATCTCTGCTACTGGCTTCAATAGCAACGGTAATAGGCTGATTTGCAGCTGCATTCTGCAATGCATACTCGTCGTTCACAGGAACATCTTCATAACCATCAATTGACACAACTTTTGCATTTTTCTACACATCAGAAATTATAAAATCGTCAATATAACCAAATGCAAATCAATATTAGTTCTTAAGTTATAGTGgaacaaaagaaaatatgatAAAATACGAACCCTGGTAGCGTCGCACTTTCCATCCTTGCCAGTGTAAGGATAGTCAGTGTCTGTATCAATACCACCATTCTTGACAATGAATTCAAAAGCGTAATCCATGTCACCTCCATTGCAGCCTTGGTTGTAAGATCGGTCACAATCCACGAGCTCTTGTTCTGATAGTGTGATGAGTTCACCCGTCACGATCTGGTTTACAGCTTCTACTGATCCGATGGTTGAAAATGCCCAACAACTCCCTATAAATTCAATGAACATGAATGCACCATATCAGTATTCAGTAACTTTGATATGGAATCCTACTTCATAATTATTCCCAaatttattcaaatatataaattgaataccacaataataagggtttagccTGGGTTCTAAATGATCCATTAACTTATAAGTTGTTAGTTCAAGTTTTATAACGAtcttaagataataataatacaaatatgtTCAATTTTT
It encodes:
- the LOC122607347 gene encoding low-temperature-induced cysteine proteinase-like produces the protein MKIFPTSILILFTLFIVSSAIDMSIIEYDQTHHMNTMLRTEEEVNGMYDAWLIKHGKVYNAIGEKDKRFKIFKDNLKYIDTHNSGDHSYKLGLNKFSDLTVEEYRMGYTGVKKIDMNRKMKNNNNVKSDRYLVKSGDVLPDSVDWRTKGAVAAVKDQGSCGSCWAFSTIGSVEAVNQIVTGELITLSEQELVDCDRSYNQGCNGGDMDYAFEFIVKNGGIDTDTDYPYTGKDGKCDATRKNAKVVSIDGYEDVPVNDEYALQNAAANQPITVAIEASSRDFQLYASGIFSGSCGTDLDHGVVVVGYGTENGKDYWIVRNSWGAEWGEEGYIRMERNIKDKKGKCGIAMEASYPLKNGLNPPNPGPSPPTPASPENVCDAYSTCPQSTTCCCIYSYHNSCFAWGCCPLEGASCCDDHYSCCPHDYPICNTRRRTCSQSKHSSLEINALKRILASPTNVKRTIA
- the LOC122608895 gene encoding protein ALP1-like, coding for MHVGNQATLDRSNNDINVLNKSPLYDSVRNGTNPNSSFILRGRLYKRGYLLTGGIYPRWSTFVKAYPHPVDPKEKKFKKVQEAARKDIERVFGVLKEKWKILERLIRYFDLDKIGKVVEACCILHNMIIKDDGRAISPVHIMDQPTPIVYDPSVLPELHDESFHHRLCYDLTEHLAGLDLAYLNDPAFQPTPIEDLI